A window of Strigops habroptila isolate Jane chromosome 5, bStrHab1.2.pri, whole genome shotgun sequence contains these coding sequences:
- the HHEX gene encoding hematopoietically-expressed homeobox protein HHEX, with product MQYQPPGAAPAALGVGVPLYAPTPLLQPAHPTPFYIEDILGRGPAAAPAPHSLPAPPPPTLPSPNSSFTSLVSPYRTPIYEPTPIHPAFSHHLAATYGTGAYAGPLYSFPRAVGDYAHALIRQDPLGKPLLWSPFIQRPLHKRKGGQVRFSNDQTIELEKKFETQKYLSPPERKRLAKMLQLSERQVKTWFQNRRAKWRRLKQENPQATKKEEVEGADSHSDQRPENCPTPEQKGKEVSLDGSQYTPSPASQEDLESDVSEDSDQEVDIEGDKGYYNPTH from the exons ATGCAGTACCAGCCGCCGGGCGCGGCGCCGGCGGCCCTGGGCGTCGGCGTCCCGCTGTACGCGCCCACGCCGCTGCTCCAGCCCGCGCACCCCACGCCCTTCTACATCGAGGACATCCtgggccgcggccccgccgccgccccggccccccactccctgcccgccccgccgccgccgacGCTGCCGTCGCCTAACTCCTCCTTCACCAGCCTGGTGTCCCCGTACCGGACCCCCATCTACGAGCCGACCCCCATCCACCCGGCCTTTTCCCACCACCTCGCCGCCACCTACGGCACCGGCGCCTACGCCGGGCCCCTCTACTCTTTCCCCCGCGCCGTCGGTGACTACGCGCACGCCCTGATCCGACAGGACCCCCTAG GGAAGCCGCTGCTGTGGAGCCCCTTCATCCAGCGGCCGCTGCACAAGAGGAAAGGCGGGCAGGTCCGCTTCTCCAACGACCAGACCATCGAGCTGGAGAAAAAGTTCGAGACGCAGAAATATCTCTCCCCGCCAGAGAGGAAGCGCCTGGCCaagatgctgcagctcagcGAGAGGCAG GTCAAAACGTGGTTTCAGAATCGCAGAGCCAAATGGAGGCGTCTAAAGCAG GAGAACCCCCAGGCCACCAAAAAAGAAGAAGTGGAAGGTGCTGACAGTCACAGTGACCAAAGGCCGGAGAACTGCCCGACCCCGGAGCAGAAGGGTAAGGAGGTATCCCTGGACGGCTCACAGTACACCCCCTCACCCGCCTCACAGGAAGACCTGGAGTCAGATGTCTCTGAGGATTCCGATCAAGAAGTGGACATTGAAGGCGATAAAGGCTATTACAATCCTACCCACTAA